One window of Candidatus Glassbacteria bacterium genomic DNA carries:
- a CDS encoding electron transfer flavoprotein beta subunit/FixA family protein, translating to VAKALAGAIEGCGVDVLFFGKQAVGNEHGQVGLIVAELLGIPGISEVSRLEIGGAAAGGKREIEGGTESFETPLPAVFTAQKGLNEPRYPSLKGRMAAKKKPIEERAVTLDEPRLQVENISYPPQRERGRIVGEGAAAVPELVRLLKEEAKVL from the coding sequence AGGTGGCCAAGGCTCTGGCCGGGGCAATCGAGGGCTGCGGTGTGGACGTGCTCTTTTTCGGCAAGCAGGCGGTGGGTAACGAGCACGGCCAGGTGGGCCTGATCGTGGCCGAGCTGCTGGGAATTCCGGGTATCAGCGAGGTAAGCCGCCTGGAGATCGGCGGAGCGGCCGCCGGCGGCAAACGCGAGATCGAGGGCGGCACCGAGAGTTTCGAGACCCCGCTGCCGGCCGTGTTCACCGCGCAGAAGGGACTCAACGAACCCCGCTACCCGTCGCTCAAGGGCAGGATGGCGGCCAAGAAGAAACCGATCGAGGAGCGCGCGGTCACTCTGGACGAACCCCGGCTTCAGGTCGAGAATATCAGCTACCCGCCTCAGCGCGAACGGGGACGGATCGTGGGCGAGGGGGCAGCCGCCGTGCCGGAGCTGGTGAGGCTGCTCAAGGAAGAAGCAAAAGTCCTTTGA